In one window of Festucalex cinctus isolate MCC-2025b chromosome 14, RoL_Fcin_1.0, whole genome shotgun sequence DNA:
- the LOC144001268 gene encoding melanopsin-A-like isoform X1 yields the protein MSAARHHTFITRNGTGGTHSSWTTATFTGSLPPADAYRLSELQTAAEASSTQAAMAPRAPPPFPTVDVPDHAHYTIGSVILAIGITGLIGNFLVIYAFSRSRSLRTPANMFIINLAVTDLLMCVTQAPVFFTSSMHKRWIFGEKACELYAFCGALFGICSMITLTVIAVDRYFVITRPLTSIGVLSRKRALVILAAAWAYSLGWSLPPFFGWSAYVPEGLLTSCTWDYMTFTPSVRAYTMLLFVFVFFLPLLVIVYCYVFIFRAIRKTNKAVGKMSGSGMHAHAVSRDSSAKSFHRLQNEWKMAKIALIVILLYVVSWSPYSTVALTAFAGYADMLTPYMNSVPAVIAKASAIHNPIIYAITHPKYRVALAKYIPCLGTLLCVRPMDLRSASSSFVSTRRSTVTSQTSDTGAHFRRLSKSRLSSASDSESGLTDTEADLPSLSSRPASRQVSSDISRDTAEFPEFKPSSSFKGKMKNHDSGIFERTSFDTDISMIGVSERGSIPNSADSADAHASRSVLSRIPSIVVTSEASPFLPVGRSGSRSTRAKATYSSAGAGPG from the exons ATGAGCGCCGCGCGCCACCACACCTTCATCACCCGCAACGGCACCGGCGGGACCCACTCCAGCTGGACCACCGCCACCTTCACCGGCTCGCTCCCTCCCGCGGACGCGTACCGGCTTTCGGAGCTGCAAACCGCCGCCGAAGCCTCATCCACG CAGGCGGCGATGGCGCCGCGGGCCCCTCCCCCGTTCCCCACCGTGGACGTGCCCGACCACGCCCACTACACCATCGGCTCCGTCATCCTCGCCATCGGCATCACCGGCTTGATCGGCAACTTCCTGGTCATCTACGCTTTCAGCAG GAGCCGCAGCCTGCGCACGCCGGCCAACATGTTCATCATCAATTTGGCCGTCACTGACCTGCTGATGTGCGTCACGCAGGCGCCCGTCTTCTTCACCAGCAGCATGCACAAGAGGTGGATCTTTGGCGAGAAAG CGTGCGAGCTGTACGCGTTCTGCGGCGCGCTCTTCGGCATCTGCTCCATGATCACGCTGACGGTGATCGCCGTGGACCGCTACTTCGTCATCACGCGACCCCTGACCTCCATCGGCGTGTTGTCGCGGAAACGGGCCCTCGTCATCCTGGCGGCCGCGTGGGCGTACTCGCTGGGGTGGAGCTTGCCGCCCTTCTTCGGATGGA GCGCGTACGTGCCCGAGGGTCTGCTGACGTCGTGCACGTGGGACTACATGACGTTCACGCCGTCGGTGCGAGCGTACACCATGCTGCTGttcgtcttcgtcttcttccTGCCGCTCCTCGTCATCGTCTACTGTTACGTCTTCATCTTCAGAGCCATACGCAAGACCAACAA GGCCGTGGGCAAGATGAGCGGCAGCGGGATGCACGCCCACGCGGTTTCTCGCGATTCCAGCGCCAAGTCCTTCCACCGGCTGCAGAACGAGTGGAAGATGGCCAAGATCGCGCTGATCGTCATCCTGCTCTACGTGGTGTCCTGGTCGCCGTACTCCACCGTGGCCCTCACCGCCTTTGCCGG GTACGCTGACATGTTGACGCCCTACATGAACTCGGTGCCCGCCGTCATCGCCAAGGCCTCGGCCATCCACAACCCCATCATCTACGCCATCACGCACCCCAAGTACAG GGTGGCGTTGGCCAAGTACATCCCGTGCCTCGGCACTCTCCTGTGCGTGCGCCCGATGGACCTTCGCTCGGCCAGCAGCAGTTTCGTGTCCACGCGGCGTTCCACCGTCACCAGCCAGACCTCCGACACCGGCGCGCACTTTCGACGACTCAGCAAAAGTCGCCTCTCCTCGGCCTCCGACAGCGAATCG GGTTTAACCGACACGGAGGCGGACCTGCCCAGTCTGAGCTCTCGGCCCGCCAGCCGCCAGGTGTCCAGCGACATCAGCAGGGACACGGCAGAATTCCCCGAGTTCAAACCGTCGTCCAGCTTCAAGGGGAAAATGAAGAACCACGACTCGGGAATCTTCGAGAGG ACGTCTTTTGACACGGATATTTCCATGATTGGCGTCAGCGAACGCGGCAGCATTCCGAAC AGCGCCGACTCGGCCGACGCGCACGCGAGCAGAAGCGTGCTAAGTCGCATCCCCAGCATCGTGGTTACTTCCGAGGCCAGCCCCTTCCTCCCCGTCGGACGCAGCGGCTCACGCTCCACCCGCGCCAAGGCCACCTACAGCAGCGCGGGGGCGGGCCCTGGTTGA
- the LOC144001268 gene encoding melanopsin-A-like isoform X2, whose product MSAARHHTFITRNGTGGTHSSWTTATFTGSLPPADAYRLSELQTAAEASSTAAMAPRAPPPFPTVDVPDHAHYTIGSVILAIGITGLIGNFLVIYAFSRSRSLRTPANMFIINLAVTDLLMCVTQAPVFFTSSMHKRWIFGEKACELYAFCGALFGICSMITLTVIAVDRYFVITRPLTSIGVLSRKRALVILAAAWAYSLGWSLPPFFGWSAYVPEGLLTSCTWDYMTFTPSVRAYTMLLFVFVFFLPLLVIVYCYVFIFRAIRKTNKAVGKMSGSGMHAHAVSRDSSAKSFHRLQNEWKMAKIALIVILLYVVSWSPYSTVALTAFAGYADMLTPYMNSVPAVIAKASAIHNPIIYAITHPKYRVALAKYIPCLGTLLCVRPMDLRSASSSFVSTRRSTVTSQTSDTGAHFRRLSKSRLSSASDSESGLTDTEADLPSLSSRPASRQVSSDISRDTAEFPEFKPSSSFKGKMKNHDSGIFERTSFDTDISMIGVSERGSIPNSADSADAHASRSVLSRIPSIVVTSEASPFLPVGRSGSRSTRAKATYSSAGAGPG is encoded by the exons ATGAGCGCCGCGCGCCACCACACCTTCATCACCCGCAACGGCACCGGCGGGACCCACTCCAGCTGGACCACCGCCACCTTCACCGGCTCGCTCCCTCCCGCGGACGCGTACCGGCTTTCGGAGCTGCAAACCGCCGCCGAAGCCTCATCCACG GCGGCGATGGCGCCGCGGGCCCCTCCCCCGTTCCCCACCGTGGACGTGCCCGACCACGCCCACTACACCATCGGCTCCGTCATCCTCGCCATCGGCATCACCGGCTTGATCGGCAACTTCCTGGTCATCTACGCTTTCAGCAG GAGCCGCAGCCTGCGCACGCCGGCCAACATGTTCATCATCAATTTGGCCGTCACTGACCTGCTGATGTGCGTCACGCAGGCGCCCGTCTTCTTCACCAGCAGCATGCACAAGAGGTGGATCTTTGGCGAGAAAG CGTGCGAGCTGTACGCGTTCTGCGGCGCGCTCTTCGGCATCTGCTCCATGATCACGCTGACGGTGATCGCCGTGGACCGCTACTTCGTCATCACGCGACCCCTGACCTCCATCGGCGTGTTGTCGCGGAAACGGGCCCTCGTCATCCTGGCGGCCGCGTGGGCGTACTCGCTGGGGTGGAGCTTGCCGCCCTTCTTCGGATGGA GCGCGTACGTGCCCGAGGGTCTGCTGACGTCGTGCACGTGGGACTACATGACGTTCACGCCGTCGGTGCGAGCGTACACCATGCTGCTGttcgtcttcgtcttcttccTGCCGCTCCTCGTCATCGTCTACTGTTACGTCTTCATCTTCAGAGCCATACGCAAGACCAACAA GGCCGTGGGCAAGATGAGCGGCAGCGGGATGCACGCCCACGCGGTTTCTCGCGATTCCAGCGCCAAGTCCTTCCACCGGCTGCAGAACGAGTGGAAGATGGCCAAGATCGCGCTGATCGTCATCCTGCTCTACGTGGTGTCCTGGTCGCCGTACTCCACCGTGGCCCTCACCGCCTTTGCCGG GTACGCTGACATGTTGACGCCCTACATGAACTCGGTGCCCGCCGTCATCGCCAAGGCCTCGGCCATCCACAACCCCATCATCTACGCCATCACGCACCCCAAGTACAG GGTGGCGTTGGCCAAGTACATCCCGTGCCTCGGCACTCTCCTGTGCGTGCGCCCGATGGACCTTCGCTCGGCCAGCAGCAGTTTCGTGTCCACGCGGCGTTCCACCGTCACCAGCCAGACCTCCGACACCGGCGCGCACTTTCGACGACTCAGCAAAAGTCGCCTCTCCTCGGCCTCCGACAGCGAATCG GGTTTAACCGACACGGAGGCGGACCTGCCCAGTCTGAGCTCTCGGCCCGCCAGCCGCCAGGTGTCCAGCGACATCAGCAGGGACACGGCAGAATTCCCCGAGTTCAAACCGTCGTCCAGCTTCAAGGGGAAAATGAAGAACCACGACTCGGGAATCTTCGAGAGG ACGTCTTTTGACACGGATATTTCCATGATTGGCGTCAGCGAACGCGGCAGCATTCCGAAC AGCGCCGACTCGGCCGACGCGCACGCGAGCAGAAGCGTGCTAAGTCGCATCCCCAGCATCGTGGTTACTTCCGAGGCCAGCCCCTTCCTCCCCGTCGGACGCAGCGGCTCACGCTCCACCCGCGCCAAGGCCACCTACAGCAGCGCGGGGGCGGGCCCTGGTTGA
- the LOC144001268 gene encoding melanopsin-A-like isoform X3: protein MFIINLAVTDLLMCVTQAPVFFTSSMHKRWIFGEKACELYAFCGALFGICSMITLTVIAVDRYFVITRPLTSIGVLSRKRALVILAAAWAYSLGWSLPPFFGWSAYVPEGLLTSCTWDYMTFTPSVRAYTMLLFVFVFFLPLLVIVYCYVFIFRAIRKTNKAVGKMSGSGMHAHAVSRDSSAKSFHRLQNEWKMAKIALIVILLYVVSWSPYSTVALTAFAGYADMLTPYMNSVPAVIAKASAIHNPIIYAITHPKYRVALAKYIPCLGTLLCVRPMDLRSASSSFVSTRRSTVTSQTSDTGAHFRRLSKSRLSSASDSESGLTDTEADLPSLSSRPASRQVSSDISRDTAEFPEFKPSSSFKGKMKNHDSGIFERTSFDTDISMIGVSERGSIPNSADSADAHASRSVLSRIPSIVVTSEASPFLPVGRSGSRSTRAKATYSSAGAGPG, encoded by the exons ATGTTCATCATCAATTTGGCCGTCACTGACCTGCTGATGTGCGTCACGCAGGCGCCCGTCTTCTTCACCAGCAGCATGCACAAGAGGTGGATCTTTGGCGAGAAAG CGTGCGAGCTGTACGCGTTCTGCGGCGCGCTCTTCGGCATCTGCTCCATGATCACGCTGACGGTGATCGCCGTGGACCGCTACTTCGTCATCACGCGACCCCTGACCTCCATCGGCGTGTTGTCGCGGAAACGGGCCCTCGTCATCCTGGCGGCCGCGTGGGCGTACTCGCTGGGGTGGAGCTTGCCGCCCTTCTTCGGATGGA GCGCGTACGTGCCCGAGGGTCTGCTGACGTCGTGCACGTGGGACTACATGACGTTCACGCCGTCGGTGCGAGCGTACACCATGCTGCTGttcgtcttcgtcttcttccTGCCGCTCCTCGTCATCGTCTACTGTTACGTCTTCATCTTCAGAGCCATACGCAAGACCAACAA GGCCGTGGGCAAGATGAGCGGCAGCGGGATGCACGCCCACGCGGTTTCTCGCGATTCCAGCGCCAAGTCCTTCCACCGGCTGCAGAACGAGTGGAAGATGGCCAAGATCGCGCTGATCGTCATCCTGCTCTACGTGGTGTCCTGGTCGCCGTACTCCACCGTGGCCCTCACCGCCTTTGCCGG GTACGCTGACATGTTGACGCCCTACATGAACTCGGTGCCCGCCGTCATCGCCAAGGCCTCGGCCATCCACAACCCCATCATCTACGCCATCACGCACCCCAAGTACAG GGTGGCGTTGGCCAAGTACATCCCGTGCCTCGGCACTCTCCTGTGCGTGCGCCCGATGGACCTTCGCTCGGCCAGCAGCAGTTTCGTGTCCACGCGGCGTTCCACCGTCACCAGCCAGACCTCCGACACCGGCGCGCACTTTCGACGACTCAGCAAAAGTCGCCTCTCCTCGGCCTCCGACAGCGAATCG GGTTTAACCGACACGGAGGCGGACCTGCCCAGTCTGAGCTCTCGGCCCGCCAGCCGCCAGGTGTCCAGCGACATCAGCAGGGACACGGCAGAATTCCCCGAGTTCAAACCGTCGTCCAGCTTCAAGGGGAAAATGAAGAACCACGACTCGGGAATCTTCGAGAGG ACGTCTTTTGACACGGATATTTCCATGATTGGCGTCAGCGAACGCGGCAGCATTCCGAAC AGCGCCGACTCGGCCGACGCGCACGCGAGCAGAAGCGTGCTAAGTCGCATCCCCAGCATCGTGGTTACTTCCGAGGCCAGCCCCTTCCTCCCCGTCGGACGCAGCGGCTCACGCTCCACCCGCGCCAAGGCCACCTACAGCAGCGCGGGGGCGGGCCCTGGTTGA